In Castanea sativa cultivar Marrone di Chiusa Pesio chromosome 6, ASM4071231v1, a single window of DNA contains:
- the LOC142638840 gene encoding vestitone reductase-like, translating into MEGDKGTVCVTGGTGYIGSWMIMRLLDQGYHVRATIRSDPENKKDISFLTSLPGASEKLQIFNADLSDPESFNAPIEGCIGVFHVATPVDFVDKEPEEIVTKRAINGALGILKASLNSKTVKRVVYTSSASAVVFNGKDEDEMDESFWTDVDFIKSLKNFGGSYMISKTLTERTVLEFGEKHGLDVVTIIPSFVVGPFICPKFPGSVRTILSMVLGDKDQYSHLLNTSMVHVDDLARANIFLLECPTVKGRYICSSVVITLQRMSELFTERYPEFQIPTLDYLKEIKGYRIAGLSSKKLLDAGFNYKYGLNEMFDGAIQCCKEKGFL; encoded by the exons atggaaggAGATAAGGGTACAGTATGTGTTACAGGTGGTACAGGGTATATAGGATCATGGATGATCATGAGGCTCCTTGATCAAGGTTACCATGTTAGAGCCACCATTCGGTCTGACCCAG AGAATAAGAAAGATATTAGCTTCCTTACAAGTCTACCAGGAGCATCAGAGAAACTCCAAATCTTCAATGCAGATCTCAGTGATCCAGAGAGTTTCAATGCACCCATTGAAGGATGTATAGGTGTGTTTCATGTTGCTACTCCTGTTGATTTTGTAGACAAAGAACCTGAAGAAATAGTAACCAAAAGAGCAATCAATGGAGCACTAGGCATCTTGAAGGCAAGCCTGAATTCCAAGACTGTGAAGCGAGTTGTGTACACTTCTAGCGCATCAGCAGTTGTGTTTAATGGCAAGGATGAAGATGAAATGGATGAGAGCTTTTGGACTGATGTAGATTTCATTAAATCTCTAAAGAACTTTGGAGGTTCTTACATGATTTCCAAGACATTGACCGAAAGGACAGTTCTTGAATTTGGAGAAAAACATGGATTGGATGTGGTAACCATAATTCCTTCCTTTGTTGTTGGACCCTTCATTTGTCCCAAGTTTCCTGGCTCAGTTCGAACAATATTGTCTATGGTCTTGG GTGACAAGGATCAATACAGTCATCTATTGAATACTTCTATGGTCCACGTAGATGACCTGGCAAGAGCAAATATTTTTCTCCTTGAATGCCCGACTGTGAAAGGAAGGTACATTTGTTCCTCAGTGGTCATAACACTCCAAAGGATGTCTGAATTATTTACTGAAAGATACCCAGAATTTCAAATACCAACACTAGA TTACTTGAAGGAAATTAAAGGTTATAGAATAGCGGGTCTCTCATCAAAGAAGCTCTTAGATGCCGGCTTCAATTACAAGTATGGGCTCAATGAAATGTTTGATGGGGCCATTCAATGCTGCAAAGAAAAGGGGTTTCTCTAG
- the LOC142641412 gene encoding protein transport Sec1a-like isoform X1, with translation MSFSDSDSSSHGGATEYKGFRQISRDRLLNEMLGSTRTGDSKSTWKVLIMDKVTVKVMSHSCKMADITDQGVSLVEDLFRRRQPLPSMDAIYFIQPSKENVVMFLSDMSGREPLYKKAFVFFSSPVPKEFVNHIKSDTSVLPRIGALREMNLEYFPIDNQAFVTDHERALEELFGDVDNPRKFDACLNTMATRISTVFASLKELPFVRYRAAKTPDDSTAAAFRDLVPTKLASAVWNCILKYKTSIPNFPQTETCELLILDRSVDQIAPVIHEWTYDAMCHDLLDMDGNKYAYEVPSKKDGQTERKEVLLEDHDPVWLELRHAHIADASERLHEKMSNFVSKNKAAQMQQSGRDGSEITTRDLQKMVQALPQYTEQVEKISLHVEIAGKVNRVIREMGLRELGQLEQDLVFGDAGAKDVINFLRTKQDATPENKLRLLMIYASVYPEKFEGDKASKLMQLARLPREDMTVINNMRLLGGSSDDKKKTGSFSLQFNAQKTKHAARKDRSGEEETWQLSRFYPMLEELIEDLSKGELPKNEYSCMNEPSPIDKGVSRRSTPSAPTQPSQISAHSMRSRRTTNWARPRNSDDGYSSESMLRIASNEFKKMGQRIFVFIIGGATRSELRVCHKLTTKLRREVVLGSSSIDDPLLYITKLKLVSERELSVDNLKIQSWMP, from the exons ATGTCATTCTCGGATTCCGATTCGTCCTCTCATGGCGGAGCCACAGAGTACAAAGGCTTCCGCCAAATTAGCCGTGATc GATTGTTGAATGAAATGCTTGGATCAACTAGAACTGGGGATTCAAAGTCAACATGGAAG GTACTCATCATGGATAAAGTTACGGTGAAAGTCATGTCTCACTCTTGTAAAATGGCAGACATCACAGATCAAGGAGTTTCAT TGGTTGAAGACCTTTTCCGGAGAAGGCAACCACTGCCATCCATGGATGCTATTTATTTCATCCAGCCGtcaaaagaaaa TGTTGTTATGTTTTTGTCTGACATGTCTGGAAGGGAGCCTTTATACAAGAA GGCATTTGTATTTTTCAGTTCACCAGTCCCGAAGGAATTTGTAAATCACAtcaagagtgatacaagtgtctTACCTCGCATAGGTGCACTGAGAGAG ATGAATTTGGAGTACTTTCCCATAGACAATCAG GCTTTTGTCACTGATCATGAAAGAGCATTGGAGGAACTTTTTGGTGATGTTGATAACCCTCGAAAGTTTGATGCTTGTTTGAATACAATGGCAACTCGAATTTCTACAGTTTTTGCTTCATTGAAG GAGCTGCCATTTGTACGATATCGAGCTGCCAAGACACCTGATGACTCTACAGCAGCAGCATTTCGTGATTTAGTTCCTACAAAGCTTGCTTCTGCAGTTTGGAACTGTattttgaagtataaaacttcCATTCCCAACTTTCCACAGACTGAAACATGCGAGCTGCTAATCTTGGATAGATCAGTTGATCAG ATTGCTCCTGTCATACATGAATGGACTTATGATGCAATGTGTCATGATTTATTGGATATGGATGGAAATAAATATGCATATGAG GTTCCCAGCAAAAAAGATGGTCAAACTGAAAGAAAAGAGGTCCTTTTGGAGGACCATGATCCAGTCTGGCTTGAGCTTCGCCATGCACACATAGCAGAT GCTAGTGAACGTTTGCATGAGAAGATGAGCAACTTTGTATCGAAGAACAAAGCTGCACAAATGCAACAGAGTGGAAG AGATGGAAGCGAAATAACTACACGAGACTTGCAAAAAATGGTTCAAGCTTTGCCACAGTACACTGAACAAGTTGAGAAGATTTCTCTACACGTGGAG ATTGCCGGAAAAGTTAACAGAGTTATCAGAGAAATGGGACTGCGAGAACTTGGGCAGCTGGAACAGGATCTAGTTTTTGGAGATGCAGGAGCCAAGGATGTTATCAATTTTCTGAGGACAAAGCAG GATGCAACTCCTGAAAATAAGTTGCGTTTGTTGATGATTTATGCATCTGTCTATCCTGAGAAGTTTGAGGGTGATAAAGCTTCAAAGCTAATGCAG TTGGCTAGATTACCACGTGAGGACATGACGGTGATAAATAATATGCGATTGCTTGGGGGATCATCGgatgataaaaagaaaactgGTAGCTTCTCACTCCAGTTCAATGCCCAGAAG ACAAAGCATGCAGCAAGAAAGGATCGTTCTGGTGAGGAAGAGACATGGCAGTTATCACGATTTTATCCCATGCTAGAG GAGCTTATTGAAGATCTTAGCAAAGGTGAGTTACCAAAGAATGAATACTCATGTATGAATGAACCGAGTCCAATTGATAAAGGAGTCTCCCGGAGATCTACCCCGAGTGCACCAACGCAGCCAAGTCAAATTTCTGCCCATTCAATGAGATCAAGACGGACTACGAATTGGGCACGACCTCGAAATTCTGATGATGGATACTCAAG TGAATCAATGTTAAGGATTGCATCTAACGAATTCAAGAAGATGGGCCAAcgtatttttgtatttatcatTGGTGGGGCAACTAGATCTGAG CTACGAGTTTGTCACAAGCTCACAACAAAACTCAGAAGGGAAGTAGTCCTGGGTTCTTCTAGTATTGATGACCCGCTTCTATATATCACG
- the LOC142641412 gene encoding protein transport Sec1a-like isoform X2: MSFSDSDSSSHGGATEYKGFRQISRDRLLNEMLGSTRTGDSKSTWKVLIMDKVTVKVMSHSCKMADITDQGVSLVEDLFRRRQPLPSMDAIYFIQPSKENVVMFLSDMSGREPLYKKAFVFFSSPVPKEFVNHIKSDTSVLPRIGALREMNLEYFPIDNQAFVTDHERALEELFGDVDNPRKFDACLNTMATRISTVFASLKELPFVRYRAAKTPDDSTAAAFRDLVPTKLASAVWNCILKYKTSIPNFPQTETCELLILDRSVDQIAPVIHEWTYDAMCHDLLDMDGNKYAYEVPSKKDGQTERKEVLLEDHDPVWLELRHAHIADASERLHEKMSNFVSKNKAAQMQQSGRDGSEITTRDLQKMVQALPQYTEQVEKISLHVEIAGKVNRVIREMGLRELGQLEQDLVFGDAGAKDVINFLRTKQDATPENKLRLLMIYASVYPEKFEGDKASKLMQLARLPREDMTVINNMRLLGGSSDDKKKTGSFSLQFNAQKTKHAARKDRSGEEETWQLSRFYPMLEELIEDLSKGELPKNEYSCMNEPSPIDKGVSRRSTPSAPTQPSQISAHSMRSRRTTNWALLRIASNEFKKMGQRIFVFIIGGATRSELRVCHKLTTKLRREVVLGSSSIDDPLLYITKLKLVSERELSVDNLKIQSWMP, encoded by the exons ATGTCATTCTCGGATTCCGATTCGTCCTCTCATGGCGGAGCCACAGAGTACAAAGGCTTCCGCCAAATTAGCCGTGATc GATTGTTGAATGAAATGCTTGGATCAACTAGAACTGGGGATTCAAAGTCAACATGGAAG GTACTCATCATGGATAAAGTTACGGTGAAAGTCATGTCTCACTCTTGTAAAATGGCAGACATCACAGATCAAGGAGTTTCAT TGGTTGAAGACCTTTTCCGGAGAAGGCAACCACTGCCATCCATGGATGCTATTTATTTCATCCAGCCGtcaaaagaaaa TGTTGTTATGTTTTTGTCTGACATGTCTGGAAGGGAGCCTTTATACAAGAA GGCATTTGTATTTTTCAGTTCACCAGTCCCGAAGGAATTTGTAAATCACAtcaagagtgatacaagtgtctTACCTCGCATAGGTGCACTGAGAGAG ATGAATTTGGAGTACTTTCCCATAGACAATCAG GCTTTTGTCACTGATCATGAAAGAGCATTGGAGGAACTTTTTGGTGATGTTGATAACCCTCGAAAGTTTGATGCTTGTTTGAATACAATGGCAACTCGAATTTCTACAGTTTTTGCTTCATTGAAG GAGCTGCCATTTGTACGATATCGAGCTGCCAAGACACCTGATGACTCTACAGCAGCAGCATTTCGTGATTTAGTTCCTACAAAGCTTGCTTCTGCAGTTTGGAACTGTattttgaagtataaaacttcCATTCCCAACTTTCCACAGACTGAAACATGCGAGCTGCTAATCTTGGATAGATCAGTTGATCAG ATTGCTCCTGTCATACATGAATGGACTTATGATGCAATGTGTCATGATTTATTGGATATGGATGGAAATAAATATGCATATGAG GTTCCCAGCAAAAAAGATGGTCAAACTGAAAGAAAAGAGGTCCTTTTGGAGGACCATGATCCAGTCTGGCTTGAGCTTCGCCATGCACACATAGCAGAT GCTAGTGAACGTTTGCATGAGAAGATGAGCAACTTTGTATCGAAGAACAAAGCTGCACAAATGCAACAGAGTGGAAG AGATGGAAGCGAAATAACTACACGAGACTTGCAAAAAATGGTTCAAGCTTTGCCACAGTACACTGAACAAGTTGAGAAGATTTCTCTACACGTGGAG ATTGCCGGAAAAGTTAACAGAGTTATCAGAGAAATGGGACTGCGAGAACTTGGGCAGCTGGAACAGGATCTAGTTTTTGGAGATGCAGGAGCCAAGGATGTTATCAATTTTCTGAGGACAAAGCAG GATGCAACTCCTGAAAATAAGTTGCGTTTGTTGATGATTTATGCATCTGTCTATCCTGAGAAGTTTGAGGGTGATAAAGCTTCAAAGCTAATGCAG TTGGCTAGATTACCACGTGAGGACATGACGGTGATAAATAATATGCGATTGCTTGGGGGATCATCGgatgataaaaagaaaactgGTAGCTTCTCACTCCAGTTCAATGCCCAGAAG ACAAAGCATGCAGCAAGAAAGGATCGTTCTGGTGAGGAAGAGACATGGCAGTTATCACGATTTTATCCCATGCTAGAG GAGCTTATTGAAGATCTTAGCAAAGGTGAGTTACCAAAGAATGAATACTCATGTATGAATGAACCGAGTCCAATTGATAAAGGAGTCTCCCGGAGATCTACCCCGAGTGCACCAACGCAGCCAAGTCAAATTTCTGCCCATTCAATGAGATCAAGACGGACTACGAATTGGGCAC TGTTAAGGATTGCATCTAACGAATTCAAGAAGATGGGCCAAcgtatttttgtatttatcatTGGTGGGGCAACTAGATCTGAG CTACGAGTTTGTCACAAGCTCACAACAAAACTCAGAAGGGAAGTAGTCCTGGGTTCTTCTAGTATTGATGACCCGCTTCTATATATCACG